The following proteins come from a genomic window of Megalobrama amblycephala isolate DHTTF-2021 linkage group LG1, ASM1881202v1, whole genome shotgun sequence:
- the b9d1 gene encoding B9 domain-containing protein 1 — translation MTSNNPAVFLLMVNGQIEAADFPEYDDLYCKYCFVYGHDWAPTSGLEEGISQITSKGRGSQSLVWNFPLDITFKSTNPFGWPQIVVSVYGPDTFGNDVVRGYGAVHIPFTPGKHTKTIPMFVPESTSRLQKFTSWLMGRRPEFTDPKVVAQGEGREVTRVRSQGFVTLQFNIVTKDMKKLGYDTTSIEHTPARTPQPL, via the exons ATGACCTCAAACAATCCAGCTGTTTTTCTTCTCATGGTCAATGGGCAAATCGAAGCAGCCGAT TTTCCAGAATATGATGATCTGTACTGCAagtattgttttgtttatggACACGACTGGGCGCCCACATCA gGCTTAGAAGAGGGCATTTCTCAAATAACATCAAAAGGTAGAGGATCTCAGAGTTTGGTGTGGAATTTCCCATTGGACATCACATTCAAAAGCACTAACCCATTTGGCT GGCCCCAGATTGTAGTCAGCGTGTATGGCCCCGACACCTTTGGAAATGATGTTGTGAGAGGTTATGGAGCCGTGCACATCCCATTTACACCTGGAAA ACACACCAAGACCATTCCTATGTTTGTTCCTGAGTCTACGTCAAGACTGCAGAAGTTCACAAG TTGGCTGATGGGAAGGCGTCCAGAGTTCACAGATCCCAAGGTTGTTGCTCAAGGAGAGGGAAGAGAAG TCACGAGGGTGCGCTCACAAGGTTTTGTCACACTACAGTTCAACATTGTGACTAAGGACATGAAGAAGCTGGGTTATGACACTACATCAATAGAGCATACACCTGCAAGAACACCACAACCGCTTTGA